In Anaerotignum faecicola, the following are encoded in one genomic region:
- a CDS encoding metallophosphoesterase: MKILILSDTHRYLDNAAEVIKTFGGIKDVIHLGDVVEDVENLKKIFPDRKFYNVAGNNDFSGKVPFEMSVNIGGKKFLLVHGHRQRVNYGVLNLIFLAQENGADAALFGHTHSPFYDESMGVAVFNPGSISLPRGTDFPTFGIAEITEGGRILFETYKFISKGKSEKI, encoded by the coding sequence ATGAAGATACTTATATTAAGCGACACCCACAGGTATTTGGATAATGCCGCCGAAGTTATAAAAACGTTCGGCGGCATAAAGGATGTAATCCATTTGGGGGATGTTGTTGAAGACGTAGAAAATTTAAAAAAGATTTTTCCGGACAGGAAGTTCTATAATGTTGCCGGCAATAATGATTTTTCAGGGAAGGTTCCCTTTGAAATGTCTGTGAATATCGGCGGTAAAAAGTTTCTGCTTGTTCACGGGCACAGGCAAAGGGTTAATTACGGGGTTTTAAATCTTATATTTCTAGCTCAGGAAAACGGGGCTGACGCCGCTCTTTTCGGCCACACGCACAGCCCGTTTTATGATGAAAGCATGGGGGTTGCCGTTTTTAATCCGGGAAGCATATCATTGCCGAGGGGAACGGATTTTCCTACTTTCGGAATTGCGGAGATTACGGAAGGCGGGCGCATCTTATTTGAAACATATAAATTTATATCGAAAGGCAAATCAGAAAAAATTTAG
- a CDS encoding EcsC family protein, with the protein MIFFQKKDQVKLEIKKLEKQERRFMLKRINGKESRINKAFEGKVPRKLQETLDAAFIKAFSAVFEKGTGIIEKTYDKSGMKKTFLVNEYADEVYKTRKTLKEFSKGAGRAKAKNILISGVSGVGMGVIGVGVPDIPVFTAIMLKNIYETALSFGFDYETEDERRFILLIIQGAFSGGSGFKEIDNEINMCIEKGICQISRPVDELIKKAAESISKEILYMKFIQGIVVIGAVGGFFDAVYMKRIAEYAEIKYRKRFLSEKIVQRTDGGKK; encoded by the coding sequence ATGATTTTTTTTCAAAAGAAAGATCAGGTTAAGCTTGAAATCAAAAAATTGGAAAAACAGGAACGCCGCTTTATGTTGAAAAGAATAAACGGAAAAGAATCGCGTATTAATAAGGCGTTTGAAGGCAAGGTTCCCCGGAAACTTCAGGAAACATTAGACGCGGCGTTTATAAAGGCTTTTTCCGCCGTATTTGAAAAAGGGACAGGAATTATTGAAAAGACGTATGATAAAAGCGGAATGAAAAAAACATTCCTTGTAAATGAATATGCGGATGAAGTGTATAAAACAAGAAAAACCCTAAAAGAGTTTTCCAAAGGAGCCGGAAGGGCCAAGGCAAAGAATATATTAATTTCAGGAGTGTCCGGCGTTGGAATGGGCGTTATAGGCGTAGGTGTTCCGGATATACCCGTATTTACGGCGATTATGCTTAAAAATATATATGAAACGGCTTTAAGCTTCGGTTTTGATTATGAAACGGAGGATGAGCGGCGTTTTATACTGCTTATTATACAGGGGGCGTTTTCAGGCGGAAGTGGATTTAAGGAAATTGACAATGAAATAAATATGTGTATAGAAAAAGGGATTTGTCAAATAAGCCGGCCTGTAGACGAATTAATTAAAAAAGCCGCCGAATCAATTTCAAAAGAAATTTTATATATGAAATTTATACAGGGAATTGTTGTAATAGGGGCCGTGGGAGGATTTTTTGACGCAGTTTATATGAAAAGAATTGCCGAGTATGCGGAAATAAAATACAGAAAAAGATTTTTGTCAGAGAAAATAGTACAGCGGACAGACGGAGGGAAAAAATGA
- the rdgB gene encoding RdgB/HAM1 family non-canonical purine NTP pyrophosphatase, producing the protein MKIIFATKNAGKVKEVKLMLSELNAEILTMTEAGIDIDIDENGKTFEDNAIIKAKAVMEASGCVSISDDSGLEIDYIGKKPGVHSARFMGEETPYEVKNAKILEMLEGVDEKERTARFVSVIAAAFPDGKVITARGTVEGIIAYEPKGTNGFGYDPIFFYPPFEKTLSEIDVELKNSISHRGKALEAMKEKLKGLI; encoded by the coding sequence ATGAAAATAATATTTGCTACAAAAAACGCAGGAAAAGTTAAAGAGGTAAAGCTCATGCTAAGCGAGCTTAACGCGGAAATATTGACAATGACCGAGGCCGGTATAGATATTGATATAGACGAGAACGGGAAAACTTTCGAGGATAACGCCATTATTAAGGCTAAAGCCGTTATGGAAGCGAGCGGATGCGTCAGCATAAGCGACGACTCGGGCCTCGAAATAGATTACATAGGAAAAAAGCCGGGAGTCCATTCCGCAAGATTTATGGGCGAAGAAACTCCTTATGAGGTTAAAAACGCAAAAATACTGGAAATGCTTGAAGGCGTTGATGAGAAGGAGAGGACGGCAAGATTTGTAAGCGTCATAGCGGCGGCGTTCCCGGACGGAAAGGTTATTACGGCGAGGGGAACTGTCGAGGGAATTATTGCTTATGAGCCGAAGGGGACAAACGGGTTCGGCTATGATCCGATATTTTTTTATCCGCCGTTTGAAAAAACTCTCTCTGAAATCGACGTTGAACTTAAAAACAGTATCAGCCACAGGGGAAAGGCGCTTGAGGCCATGAAGGAAAAATTAAAGGGGTTAATTTAA
- a CDS encoding site-specific DNA-methyltransferase produces the protein MRKHENNQKYKPKTETCDIKFEKFAALFPSAVTQTVINGRVVRAVDKDILSAEINAEIVGGTDEEYVFSWPGKRHAALDTFSKASASLVPCRSESVFFDETENIYIEGDNLTALKLLQKSYKSSIKMIYIDPPYNTGNDFVYNDRYAQSVSEFSAKSGKSKFCGGRLHTNWLNMMYPRLSAARNLLCDEGVIIISIDDNELANTEKICDEIFGSHNHLGTFIVNSTPNARDYGHIGKMHEFALFYAKDCKKAKTFSIPDAEKKFKYSDENGGFNIHPLYNSNEAFTKYNRPNLYYPFYLYPDRPYGKNFFEIGFEKTANSIEIYPPKSVKNSVQFVWRWGKEKSMKYMNKEITGYMTSSGEYRIVQKMRRKDKIIRSMLTDTKYSNRRGTQEFEKLFKNKCFSFPKPLGLISDFLTAGTDKESIVLDFFAGSSTTAQAVMELNAADGGHRKFIMIQRPEKTAKDSIAYKSGFKNICEIGKERIRLAGENMRESCSMQTAADTGFRVFKLREPTANVKSCILADNANNYDYAVFNLMAESGVKLSCKVIEKTICSNRIYETSEGALTACFEEFISDEAAKYMASEKPEYFIVSSPPSENIKRIFENVSPETKIKNIGKSNNI, from the coding sequence ATGCGCAAACACGAAAACAATCAAAAATATAAACCAAAAACCGAAACCTGCGACATAAAATTTGAAAAATTTGCCGCCTTATTTCCGTCCGCAGTTACGCAAACAGTTATAAACGGCCGAGTAGTCCGGGCTGTTGACAAGGATATATTATCCGCCGAAATTAACGCCGAAATTGTCGGCGGAACAGACGAGGAATATGTATTTTCATGGCCCGGCAAAAGGCATGCCGCTCTTGATACATTCTCTAAAGCATCCGCGTCCCTTGTGCCATGCAGAAGTGAAAGCGTATTTTTTGATGAAACCGAAAATATATATATCGAAGGCGATAATCTGACCGCTTTAAAACTGCTCCAAAAATCTTATAAAAGCAGCATAAAAATGATATATATCGATCCTCCATATAATACGGGCAATGATTTTGTATATAACGATCGATATGCGCAGAGCGTTTCCGAATTTTCCGCAAAAAGCGGGAAAAGCAAATTTTGCGGCGGCCGCCTTCACACAAACTGGCTTAATATGATGTATCCCCGCCTTTCGGCGGCCCGAAACCTGTTATGCGATGAAGGAGTTATCATAATAAGCATTGATGACAATGAGCTTGCAAATACAGAAAAAATATGCGACGAAATATTCGGAAGCCACAATCATTTAGGCACTTTTATCGTTAATTCAACCCCAAACGCCCGCGATTACGGCCATATAGGGAAAATGCATGAATTCGCCCTCTTTTATGCAAAAGACTGCAAAAAGGCAAAAACTTTCAGCATCCCCGACGCCGAAAAAAAATTCAAATACAGCGATGAAAACGGCGGCTTCAACATACACCCTCTTTACAACAGCAACGAAGCCTTTACAAAGTATAACCGACCGAACCTTTACTACCCATTTTATCTGTATCCTGACAGGCCCTACGGCAAAAACTTTTTTGAAATCGGCTTTGAAAAAACCGCAAACTCCATTGAAATATATCCTCCGAAATCCGTAAAAAATTCGGTGCAGTTTGTATGGCGTTGGGGAAAAGAGAAATCCATGAAATACATGAATAAAGAAATAACCGGCTATATGACAAGCTCCGGAGAATACAGGATTGTACAGAAAATGCGCCGGAAAGATAAAATTATACGTTCTATGCTTACCGATACGAAATATTCAAACAGACGCGGAACACAGGAATTTGAAAAGCTGTTTAAAAACAAATGTTTTTCTTTTCCGAAGCCTCTCGGCCTAATAAGCGATTTTTTAACGGCCGGAACGGATAAAGAAAGCATTGTGCTTGATTTTTTTGCCGGCTCGTCTACAACGGCGCAGGCTGTTATGGAGCTCAACGCCGCAGACGGCGGACACCGAAAATTTATCATGATACAACGCCCCGAAAAAACGGCCAAAGACAGCATCGCTTACAAATCCGGATTTAAAAATATATGTGAAATAGGCAAAGAGCGCATACGCCTTGCAGGGGAAAACATGCGCGAAAGCTGTTCCATGCAAACCGCCGCAGACACAGGGTTTCGTGTTTTTAAACTTCGCGAACCTACCGCGAATGTCAAAAGCTGTATTTTGGCTGATAACGCAAACAACTATGACTATGCTGTATTCAACTTAATGGCCGAATCAGGCGTAAAACTTTCATGCAAAGTCATAGAAAAAACAATATGTTCAAACAGAATATACGAGACTTCCGAAGGCGCCTTAACAGCTTGTTTTGAGGAGTTTATATCCGATGAAGCCGCAAAATACATGGCCTCTGAAAAACCCGAATACTTTATCGTTTCCTCGCCGCCGTCCGAAAATATAAAACGGATTTTTGAGAATGTCAGCCCTGAAACAAAAATCAAAAACATCGGAAAATCCAATAATATTTAA
- a CDS encoding WYL domain-containing protein, giving the protein MAYSELIKNFSKIRGYMRDFYVYGFKSREDFSGKSLRSYDNERRRIESYLCGYMGFNRTAAGKNVFISIDTGIISGNPLYKAFKAKSFTSGDITLHFIIMDILYKPDECFTMKEIMEKINAEYLSVFDKPMAFDESGVRKKLKEYCILGLTESEKRGRNVLYRRRGSFDISGFKDAVSFFSEASQCGVIGSFILDKMGKLNGNFTFKHHYITYALDSGIVFVLFNAIRQRRDVTIKKGESNKNNINVTPLKIYVSSQTGRQYLIGCDKHYKVINSYRTDFINEVEIGKECENYEQLTERLNSIKDNIWGICCNGKNGLEHVEFTIKINDGEEYILNRLEREKRCGEVEFLGENKYRFYADVFDTSEMIPWIRTFIGRITQLDFSNRTVENTFKNDLEEMYDMYGVY; this is encoded by the coding sequence ATGGCATATAGCGAACTTATAAAAAACTTTTCTAAAATACGCGGCTATATGCGGGATTTTTATGTATACGGATTTAAAAGCCGTGAGGATTTCAGCGGGAAAAGCCTGCGTTCGTACGATAATGAGCGCCGGCGTATTGAAAGCTACCTTTGCGGATATATGGGGTTTAACAGGACGGCGGCCGGAAAAAATGTTTTTATATCCATTGACACAGGGATTATATCGGGAAACCCGCTTTATAAAGCTTTTAAAGCCAAAAGCTTCACAAGCGGGGATATAACTCTGCATTTTATAATAATGGATATACTTTACAAGCCCGATGAATGTTTTACAATGAAAGAAATAATGGAAAAGATTAATGCCGAATATCTTTCTGTTTTTGATAAGCCGATGGCTTTTGACGAGTCGGGGGTAAGAAAAAAACTGAAGGAGTATTGTATCCTTGGACTTACGGAATCTGAAAAAAGAGGCAGGAATGTTTTATACAGGCGGCGCGGAAGTTTTGACATATCAGGTTTTAAAGATGCGGTGTCGTTTTTTTCGGAAGCTTCGCAGTGCGGAGTGATAGGAAGCTTTATACTCGACAAAATGGGAAAGCTTAACGGCAATTTTACGTTTAAACACCACTATATTACATATGCCCTTGACAGCGGAATTGTTTTCGTTCTTTTTAACGCTATAAGGCAAAGACGCGACGTAACCATAAAAAAAGGCGAAAGCAATAAAAACAATATAAACGTAACTCCGCTTAAAATTTATGTAAGCTCGCAAACGGGAAGGCAGTATTTAATTGGCTGTGATAAGCATTACAAAGTTATAAATTCTTACAGGACAGACTTTATAAATGAAGTTGAGATCGGCAAAGAATGTGAAAACTACGAACAGCTGACTGAAAGATTAAACAGTATAAAAGACAATATATGGGGAATATGCTGTAACGGCAAAAACGGTCTTGAGCATGTGGAATTTACAATAAAAATAAACGACGGCGAGGAATATATACTAAACAGGCTGGAACGCGAAAAACGATGCGGCGAAGTTGAGTTTCTTGGCGAAAACAAGTACAGGTTTTATGCAGACGTTTTTGACACTTCGGAAATGATACCATGGATAAGGACTTTTATCGGCAGGATTACGCAGCTTGATTTTTCAAACAGAACGGTTGAGAACACGTTCAAAAACGATCTGGAAGAAATGTATGATATGTACGGCGTTTATTGA
- a CDS encoding RtcB family protein, whose amino-acid sequence MKEIVGRYNMAVAYADEIEENALEQIQKLCNQSFAEGSRIRIMPDVHAGAGCVIGFTADLGDKVIPNIVGIDIGCGMLTVELGDMEIDFEKLDDVIRKFVPSGKNTHEGRIVRYGRLMDLNCYRMLKNTKRIERSIGTLGGGNHFIEIDCDENGNKYLVIHTGSRNLGKQVAEYYQSLAYDIMKGKDKFFEEKDRIIAEYKAAGRRKEIQGKIKELMKDWKEKEIDVPKELCYLTGDCRRMYLEDMEICQDYAALNRSVIAELILKNMFDKSPDDFESFETVHNYVDHNSNIIRKGAVSALSGEKMLIPINMRDGSLICVGKGNPEWNFSAPHGAGRLYSRSKANETFTVEEFKNEMKGIFTTSVNSLTLDECPMAYKDKNDIVKNIFPTAKIIKEIKPLYNFKAVE is encoded by the coding sequence ATGAAAGAGATAGTTGGAAGGTATAACATGGCTGTGGCATATGCCGATGAAATTGAGGAGAATGCATTGGAACAGATACAAAAGCTTTGTAATCAAAGTTTTGCCGAGGGAAGCCGCATAAGGATTATGCCGGACGTGCATGCAGGCGCGGGGTGCGTTATAGGATTTACGGCGGATCTCGGCGATAAAGTTATACCAAACATAGTTGGCATCGATATAGGATGCGGCATGCTTACGGTAGAGCTTGGGGATATGGAAATAGATTTTGAAAAGCTTGACGACGTTATAAGAAAATTTGTTCCCAGCGGTAAGAATACCCATGAAGGGCGAATTGTAAGATATGGGCGCTTAATGGATTTGAATTGTTATAGAATGTTGAAAAATACAAAAAGGATTGAAAGAAGTATCGGAACTTTAGGCGGGGGAAACCATTTTATAGAGATAGACTGTGATGAAAACGGCAATAAATACCTTGTTATCCATACGGGCAGCAGGAACTTGGGAAAGCAGGTTGCGGAGTATTATCAGAGCCTTGCATATGATATTATGAAGGGAAAGGATAAGTTTTTTGAGGAAAAAGATAGGATTATAGCCGAATATAAAGCAGCAGGAAGAAGAAAAGAGATACAAGGTAAAATTAAAGAACTTATGAAAGATTGGAAAGAAAAAGAGATTGACGTCCCCAAGGAGCTTTGCTATCTTACGGGAGATTGCCGAAGGATGTACCTTGAGGATATGGAAATATGCCAGGACTACGCCGCGCTTAACCGTTCTGTAATAGCGGAGCTTATATTGAAAAATATGTTTGATAAATCTCCTGATGATTTTGAAAGCTTTGAAACAGTCCATAATTATGTGGATCACAACAGCAATATCATAAGAAAAGGAGCTGTTTCGGCATTGAGCGGCGAAAAAATGCTGATACCGATTAACATGCGCGACGGAAGCCTTATTTGTGTCGGAAAAGGAAATCCCGAATGGAATTTTTCCGCTCCGCACGGGGCGGGGAGGCTTTACAGCCGTTCTAAAGCAAACGAAACGTTTACCGTTGAGGAGTTTAAAAATGAAATGAAAGGTATTTTCACTACGTCGGTTAATAGCCTTACGCTTGACGAGTGCCCTATGGCGTATAAAGATAAAAACGATATAGTTAAAAATATTTTCCCTACGGCAAAGATAATAAAAGAAATAAAGCCGCTCTATAATTTTAAAGCCGTGGAATAA
- the spoVT gene encoding stage V sporulation protein T produces MLMKATGIVRRIDDLGRVVIPKEIRRTMRIREGDPLEIFTDRDGEIILKKYSPIGELGTFAKEYAESLAQTAGHITCIIDKDQIIAVSGGGKKEFLEKHISPAMEKCLSSRNSLNANRKESAFVPILEDDVADAYNYQLVTPIISEGDVLGAVVFLSKDQKMGEVEGKLAQTAAAFLGKQMEQ; encoded by the coding sequence ATATTAATGAAAGCTACAGGTATTGTCAGGAGAATAGATGACCTCGGAAGAGTAGTTATTCCTAAGGAAATCAGAAGAACAATGCGTATAAGGGAAGGCGACCCTTTAGAGATATTTACAGACAGGGACGGGGAAATTATATTAAAAAAATATTCGCCTATAGGCGAACTCGGAACCTTTGCCAAAGAATATGCCGAAAGCCTTGCGCAAACGGCGGGACACATAACGTGCATTATAGATAAAGATCAAATAATTGCCGTTTCGGGCGGCGGAAAAAAAGAATTTCTTGAAAAACACATCAGCCCTGCTATGGAAAAATGTTTAAGCTCAAGGAATTCCTTAAATGCAAACAGAAAGGAATCCGCATTCGTGCCAATCCTTGAAGACGACGTTGCCGACGCATATAATTACCAGCTTGTAACTCCCATAATCTCCGAGGGCGACGTACTCGGAGCAGTCGTATTTTTATCAAAGGATCAAAAAATGGGAGAAGTTGAAGGCAAACTTGCTCAAACGGCCGCGGCATTCCTCGGAAAACAAATGGAACAGTAA
- a CDS encoding slipin family protein, giving the protein MMTTISNEERGLLFKNGSFVKALKDGKYYAFFGRRIETVDINGPIFSELCSLETLLKDEIISEEADVIDVKDQEIALHYIDGKYAGFLLCGKHAFWNLLHKHEFKVYDMSIPETAEEIPEYIFSKLPKELYIKSDVAPYQKARLYIDNKFERLLEAGTYYFWKLNDRIRTEFADTRLIQMNINGQEVLTQDKVTIRVNFVLSYSITDFIKQASVDNYENHIHVMVQLALREVSGGHKIDEILENKDIISKYVLEKLKEKENDYYISVKDAGVKDIILPGEIRDIMNTVLIAEKRAQANVITRREEVASTRSLLNTARLMDENKTLYKLKELEYIEKICSHVGNINLNGNNDLLAQLSAAFREGM; this is encoded by the coding sequence ATGATGACAACAATTAGTAATGAAGAAAGAGGATTGCTTTTTAAAAACGGAAGCTTTGTGAAGGCGCTTAAAGACGGTAAATATTATGCGTTTTTTGGACGCAGGATAGAAACCGTGGATATAAACGGCCCGATTTTTTCGGAATTATGTTCATTGGAAACACTTTTAAAGGACGAAATAATATCGGAGGAGGCAGACGTTATTGATGTAAAGGATCAGGAAATAGCGCTCCACTATATCGACGGCAAATATGCAGGCTTTCTTTTGTGCGGCAAACATGCTTTTTGGAATTTGCTTCATAAACATGAATTTAAAGTATACGATATGTCAATTCCGGAAACGGCCGAAGAGATACCTGAATATATTTTTTCAAAGCTTCCGAAAGAGCTTTATATAAAATCAGACGTTGCTCCATATCAAAAAGCAAGGCTATATATTGACAATAAATTTGAGAGGCTTCTTGAAGCGGGAACATATTATTTTTGGAAACTTAACGACAGGATCAGGACAGAGTTTGCGGATACAAGGCTTATACAAATGAATATAAACGGACAGGAGGTTCTTACACAGGATAAAGTAACCATAAGGGTTAATTTTGTTTTAAGCTATAGTATTACCGATTTTATAAAACAAGCTTCCGTAGACAATTACGAAAATCATATACATGTAATGGTACAGCTCGCTTTAAGGGAAGTGTCGGGCGGGCATAAAATTGACGAGATACTGGAAAATAAAGACATAATATCTAAGTATGTGCTTGAAAAGCTGAAAGAAAAGGAGAATGATTATTATATCAGCGTAAAGGATGCGGGGGTCAAGGATATAATACTCCCGGGAGAGATACGCGATATTATGAATACTGTGCTTATAGCCGAAAAAAGGGCTCAGGCAAACGTTATAACCCGCAGGGAAGAAGTAGCGTCCACACGTTCGCTTCTTAATACGGCAAGGCTTATGGATGAAAATAAAACCCTTTATAAGCTGAAGGAACTGGAATATATTGAGAAGATATGTTCGCATGTGGGAAACATTAATTTAAATGGGAATAATGATTTGTTGGCGCAGCTTTCGGCGGCGTTCAGGGAGGGAATGTAA
- a CDS encoding WYL domain-containing protein, which produces MIFHEIYGSYYNAVADIIKCAQEGGLTESRMSEIINKYAFEESALNIIPSIKEQEWQLICRDMTTPIKHTPSMPLTEIQKRWLKAVSLDPRFKLFGVGTEGLEDIEPLFLTDDYFVFDRYNDGDNFQDETYIKNFRIILRGLNEKRRLYISYSGKNGRVINTCIVPVKLEYSAKDDKFRLYTAGRREVSVLNLGKIISCSMADAFKKTYDIKNAVEKKSFVIEIEDKRNALERVMMHFAHFQKEAEKVGEGRFKMKVFYRKEDETELVIRVLSFGPQVKAVEPEGFVNLIKERLVMQKKCNIK; this is translated from the coding sequence ATGATTTTTCATGAAATATACGGTTCGTATTATAACGCAGTGGCTGACATAATTAAATGCGCGCAGGAAGGCGGCCTTACGGAAAGCCGTATGAGTGAGATTATAAATAAATATGCCTTTGAAGAAAGCGCGCTTAATATTATACCGTCAATAAAAGAACAGGAGTGGCAGCTTATATGCAGGGATATGACAACCCCGATAAAGCATACGCCGTCGATGCCGCTTACGGAAATACAAAAACGTTGGCTAAAGGCCGTAAGTTTAGATCCGAGGTTTAAACTTTTCGGCGTTGGAACGGAAGGATTGGAAGATATCGAGCCTCTGTTTCTTACGGACGATTATTTTGTGTTTGACCGTTATAATGACGGAGATAATTTTCAGGATGAAACATATATCAAAAATTTCAGGATAATACTTAGAGGGCTGAACGAAAAAAGAAGGCTTTATATATCTTACAGCGGAAAAAACGGAAGGGTTATAAATACATGTATTGTCCCGGTCAAGCTTGAGTATTCGGCAAAAGACGATAAATTCAGGCTTTATACGGCGGGCAGACGCGAAGTTTCGGTTCTTAACCTGGGAAAGATTATTTCATGCAGTATGGCTGACGCGTTTAAAAAAACATATGATATAAAAAACGCGGTTGAAAAGAAAAGCTTTGTGATTGAAATTGAAGATAAAAGGAATGCGTTGGAAAGGGTAATGATGCATTTTGCTCATTTTCAAAAAGAGGCGGAAAAAGTCGGAGAAGGACGCTTTAAGATGAAAGTGTTTTACAGAAAAGAAGATGAAACAGAACTTGTAATACGGGTTTTGTCGTTTGGTCCTCAGGTGAAAGCGGTCGAACCGGAGGGATTTGTAAATCTAATTAAAGAGCGGCTTGTCATGCAGAAGAAATGCAATATAAAATAA
- a CDS encoding DMT family transporter: protein MSNKTKGILYIITAAFFFALMNTFVRLSGDLPPMQKSFFRNFIAFFVALFLLLRTEEKFSFKKENLPFFIFRAFFGTIGIFCNYYAIDHLLLSDATMLNKLSPFFAVIASYFILKERLSLSQALCIIIAFIGSLFIIKPGAGGLSASFPSFIGLIGGICAGTAYTFVRLLSKKGERGPFIVFFFSGFSCLASIPFFAFNFHPMTLFQIIYLICAGLAAAAAQFAITAAYSNAAASEISIYDYTQVIFSALLGFILFSQVPDMYSILGYIIICSVSMFNFIKANKKTRIYMKKA, encoded by the coding sequence ATGTCTAACAAAACAAAAGGAATATTATATATTATAACAGCAGCGTTCTTTTTTGCTCTAATGAACACGTTTGTCCGTCTTTCAGGCGATTTGCCGCCTATGCAGAAATCTTTTTTCAGGAATTTTATAGCTTTTTTTGTGGCGCTGTTCCTGCTTTTAAGAACGGAAGAAAAATTTTCATTTAAAAAAGAAAATCTGCCGTTTTTTATATTCCGTGCATTTTTTGGCACAATAGGCATATTCTGCAACTACTATGCCATAGACCATCTGCTTTTATCCGACGCGACAATGTTGAATAAATTGTCGCCGTTTTTTGCCGTTATTGCATCATACTTTATACTGAAAGAACGCCTTTCTTTATCGCAGGCGCTTTGTATAATAATAGCCTTTATAGGAAGCCTTTTTATTATAAAGCCCGGCGCCGGCGGACTTTCCGCAAGCTTTCCTTCTTTTATAGGGCTGATAGGAGGCATTTGCGCCGGAACCGCATATACGTTCGTAAGGCTTTTAAGCAAAAAAGGCGAACGCGGGCCGTTTATAGTATTCTTTTTTTCAGGCTTTTCATGTTTGGCGTCCATACCGTTTTTTGCATTTAATTTTCACCCAATGACATTATTCCAGATTATTTATCTAATATGCGCCGGCCTTGCCGCTGCCGCCGCTCAATTTGCAATAACGGCGGCTTACTCCAACGCCGCTGCAAGTGAAATTTCCATATACGACTACACGCAGGTCATATTCTCGGCGTTACTCGGTTTTATACTGTTTTCGCAGGTTCCCGATATGTACAGCATTTTAGGGTATATAATAATATGCAGTGTATCAATGTTTAATTTTATTAAAGCAAACAAAAAAACGCGTATATACATGAAAAAAGCTTAA